The following proteins come from a genomic window of Chaetodon auriga isolate fChaAug3 chromosome 16, fChaAug3.hap1, whole genome shotgun sequence:
- the cbx2 gene encoding chromobox protein homolog 2 → MEELSAVGEQVFDAECILNKRLRKGKLEFLVKWRGWSSKHNSWEPQENILDPRLLAAFNKKEQEKELLIRKKGKRPRGRPRKILENVPEAPKSSSSSSGSSSSSSDSSSSCSSSSSSSEDDGDDIKQANPSVRTRDLHPVPQKKAQIVVAKQEPPKKRSRKPLPPDGKEFQQNKGPRKILKTSKDTDLPGAIKKPVHLASFTFMGFHRGSARDPVGGQNRGSLTQGGAVKNSMSSVGPGRSVQPSSQSRNVTEGKLSISSMNSGTSLDLKAAASKSKGVAALNLNTSKHPIQGTTQHTLSSPNGQKKPQAPVSTLQRIPNTKEVASLPSKNASSNQSSGLQPLNLQNKPVQSSDAPGNGTTPMSGLRNTTNPTRKTIVTQNQEYSPLKNPATPGRLQARKNQSGADKLKEMTEIQTPRVQGRLEKSGVQKSSTEVQSQQERSASKDGKKAKMNDMSTGEDESSSDSDQDYAGQNRSVTVQNQDWKPTRSLIEHVFVTDVTANLVTVTVKESPTSVGFFSIRNY, encoded by the exons GCATAACAGCTGGGAACCCCAGGAGAACATCCTGGACCCGAGACTGTTAGCTGCTTTCAACAAGAA agagcaagaaaaggAGCTTCTGATACGCAAGAAAGGGAAGAGGCCGAGGGGACGACCACGGAAAATTCTG GAAAATGTGCCAGAAGCTCCGAAGTCCAGCAGCTCTTCATCtggatcatcatcatcctcctctgaTTCCTCATCGTCgtgctcttcctcttcatcctcatcagaGGACGATGGGGACGATATTAAACAGGCAAATCCAAGCGTCAGAACACGAGACCTTCATCCCGTCCCCCAGAAGAAGGCACAGATTGTGGTGGCGAAACAGGAGCCTCCAAAGAAGCGGAGCAGGAAGCCTCTGCCCCCTGACGGGAAGGAATTCCAACAGAACAAGGGCCCTCGCAAAATCCTGAAGACGTCCAAAGATACAGATCTTCCAGGAGCGATAAAGAAGCCGGTTCACCTGGCAAGCTTCACCTTCATGGGTTTTCATCGGGGCTCAGCCAGGGATCCAGTGGGTGGTCAGAACAGGGGCTCTCTGACCCAGGGTGGGGCTGTTAAAAACTCCATGAGCTCCGTGGGACCTGGCAGGTCAGTCCAACCATCCAGCCAGAGCAGGAACGTCACTGAGGGTAAACTGTCCATCTCCAGTATGAACAGCGGGACCAGTCTGGATTTGAAAGCAGCTGCTAGTAAATCAAAAGGGGTAGCAGCACTGAATTTGAATACATCCAAACACCCCATTCAGGGAACCACTCAGCATACACTAAGTTCCCCTAATGGACAAAAGAAACCCCAGGCCCCTGTGTCAACACTGCAGCGGATACCCAATACTAAAGAAGTGGCTTCCTTACCGTCCAAGAATGCCTCCTCCAATCAGAGTTCTGGTCTTCAGCCTCTGAACCTTCAAAACAAACCTGTGCAAAGCAGTGATGCTCCTGGAAATGGCACTACTCCAATGTCAGGCCTGAGAAATACTACAAACCCCACAAGGAAAACTATTGTCACACAGAATCAGGAGTACAGTCCTCTGAAGAATCCAGCGACCCCTGGAAGACTGCAGGCCAGAAAGAACCAGTCTGGAGCAGATAAGCTTAAGGAGATGACTGAAATCCAGACCCCCAGAGTCCAAGGCAGGCTGGAGAAAAGTGGCGTGCAGAAATCCTCCACTGAGGTCCAGAGCCAGCAAGAGAGATCGGCCTCCAAAGACGGCAAGAAGGCCAAAATGAACGACATGAGCACGGGCGAAGACGAGAGCAGCTCGGACTCTGACCAGGACTACGCTGGACAGAACCGCTCGGTCACGGTCCAGAACCAGGACTGGAAGCCCACACGGAGTCTGAtagagcatgtgtttgtgacGGATGTCACGGCTAATCTAGTGACTGTCACAGTCAAGGAGTCTCCAACCAGTGTGGGCTTCTTCAGCATTCGCAACTACTGA